The DNA sequence CGATCAGGTAGTCACAGCTGCGTTCGAGGTCGGCCAGCAGGTGCGAGGACAGCAGTACCGTGGTCTCGCTTTCGGCCACCGCGCCCATCAGCGCCTGCATGAACTCGCGGCGCGCCAACGGATCGAGGCTCGCGATGGGCTCGTCGAGCAGCAGCAGCCGCGGACGCTTGGCCAGGGCGAGCGCCAGCGCGACCTGCGCCCGCTGGCCGCCCGACAGCTTGCCGACGGCCTTGTCCGGCGGGATGCCGAGCGCGGCGAGCCGCTCGCGGGCCAGCGCGGCGTCCCACCGGTGGCGGTTCAGCTTGCCGCCCATGGTGACCAGCTCCGCCGCGGTGAAGTCCCGGTACACCGGGGTGTCCTGCGCGACGAACCCGATGTCGGCGAGCACCGCGGGGCCCTCACGCGGATCGCGGCCGAAGACGCGCACCTCCCCCGCGTCGGGCCGCAGCAGCCCGACGGCCAGGTGCAGCAGCGTGGACTTGCCCGCGCCGTTCGGGCCGACCAGCGCGGCGATCCGCCCGGCGGGCAGTGTCAGCGCGCAGTCCTGCAGCGCCCAGCTGCGCCCGTAGCGCTTGCCCAGCGCCCTGGCCTCCACCGCCAGCTCCATCGTCGGACTCCCCTCGGGGTCACTACAGCTTCGATTGGTCGAACGGCGGCGTGCTGCCGCGTATCGTCGTGTCGATCAGCGCGCTGATGTCGTCGCCCGACATCCCCGCCTCTTCCGCGCGCTCCAGCCAGGCCACCAGCTCCTCGCGCAACCGCGCCTGGAACCCCAGCGACGGCCCGGCGAGGGTGCCGGTGACGAACGTGCCCACTCCCGGCTTGCCCTCCGCGAGCCCCTCCAGCACCAGCTCCCGGTAGGCCTTGAGCACCGTGTTCGGGTTGATCGCCAGCGCCTGCGCCACTTCACGCACCTTCGGCAGCTGGTCACCGTCCCGGAGCAGGCCGACGCGCAGCGCCTGTTTCACCTGCAGGACGAGCTGCATGTACGTGGCGACCCGCGAGCGGCCGTCCAGGACGAACTCGATCACCCCACACCCTCCTACTGTCCTACGACATTAAGACAACACCGGATCCGCGGCCCTGTCAAGGACCGGGCTACCGGCATAGGGTCTCGGACGAGACGTTCACCCGCACCGGGAGGCAGGCATGTCGTTGTTGGACGGACTGGGCCAGGCGATCACCTCGGGGGCGGTCGAGATCGTCGACCTCACCGCCCCGCTGAGCTCGAGCACGCCGATCCTCCGGCTGCCCGAACCCTTCGCCAACACCATCCCGTTCCGCCTCGAGGAGATCAGCCGCTACGACGAGCGCGGCCCGCGGTGGTACTGGAACGACATCCACACCGGCGAGCACACCGGCACCCACCTCGACGCGCCGGTGCACTGGGTGTCCGGAAAGGACGGCCACGACGTCTCGCAGGTGCCGCTGAAGACGCTCGTCGCGCCGGCGGTCGTGCTCGACTTCTCGGCGCGGGCGGCCGAGGACCCGGACTTCCTGCTCTCGGTCGACGACGTGACGTCGTGGACGGCCGACCACGGGCCGCTGCCGGCCGGCGGCTGGCTGCTCTACCGCACGGGCTGGGACACGCGCAGCGGGAACCAGGACGAGTTCCTCAACGCCGACGAGACCGGCTCGCACACCCCCGGCGTCTCCGCGGAGTGCGCGCGGTGGCTCGCCGAGGAGGCCCCGATCACCGGGTTCGGCGTGGAGACCGTCGGCACCGACGCGGGCCAGGCGCCCGGGCTCGAGCCGATGTTCCCCTGCCACGATCTGCTGCTGGGCGCCGGGAAACACGGCTTGACGCAGCTGCGGAACCTCGCGTCGCTGCCGCCGGCCGGCGTGCTGCTGATCGTCTCCCCGCTGCCGATCGTCGGCGGTTCCGGCAGCCCGGCGCGCGTGCTGGCCCTGGTGGAGCGGTGAACGTCGCCGAACTCGTCGGCCGCACCCTGGCCGGCCTCGGCGCCGGGACGGCGTTCGGCGTGGTGGGCAGCGGGAACTTCGAGGTCACCAACGCGCTGCGCGCGGGCGGCGTCCGGTTCGTCGCGGCCCGCCACGAGGGCGGCGCGGCGAGCATGGCCGACGCCTACGCGCGGATCAGCGGGAAGGTCTCGGTGCTGTCGCTGCACCAGGGCTGCGGGCTGAGCAACGCCGTCACCGGGATCACCGAGGCGGCCAAGAGCCGGACGCCGATGCTCGTGCTGACCGCCGACTCCGCGGGCTCGTCGGTGCTGTCGAACTTCCGGATCGACCAGGACGCGCTGGCCGCGTCGGTCGGCGCGGTGCCCGAGCGGGTGCACTCCGCCGCGACCGCGGTCGCCGACACCGTGCGGGCCTTCCGGACGGCCCGGCAGCAGCGCCGGACGGTGGTGCTGAACCTGCCGCTCGACGTCCAGGCGCAGGCCGCGCCCGGCCTGCCGGACGTGCTGCCGTCGATCTCCGGACCGGCCCCGATGCGCCCCGACATCGGCGCGGCGGCCGACCTGGCGGACCTCCTGATCGCCGCCGAACGGCCGGTGTTCGTCGCCGGGCGCGGCGCCCGCGGGAGCCGGGAACCGCTGCGGGAGCTGGCTTCGCGCAGCGGAGCGCTCCTGGCGACGTCGGCCGTCGCACACGGCCTCTTCCACGACGACCCGTTCGCGCTGGGCATCTCGGGCGGGTTCGCCTCACCGGCGGCCGCGGAGCTGATCGTCGGCGCCGACCTCGTCGTCGGGTGGGGCTGCGCGCTGAACATGTGGACCACCCGCCACGGGACGCTGCTCAGCCCGCACGCGAAGCTGGTCCAGGTCGACCTCGAGCAGGGCGCGCTCGGGGCGCACCGGCCGATCGACCTCGGCACCGTCGGCGACGCCGGCTGCACCGCCGAAGACGTCCTGAGCGAACTCGGCGACCACCAGGCGGTGGGCTACCGGACCGAAGACGTCGCCGGCCGGATCGCGGCGACCGGGCGCTGGAACGACGTCGAGCACGACGACCTGTCCCGCGGCGGCCGGATCGACCCGCGGACGCTCAGCAAGCTCCTGGACGACCTGCTGCCCGCCGAGCGGATCGTCTCGATCGACTCCGGCAACTTCATGGGTTACCCGAGTGCGTACCTCTCGGTCCCCGACGAGCTGGGGTTCTGCTTCACCCAGGCGTTCCAGAGCGTCGGCCTGGGGCTGGGCACGGCGATCGGCGCCGCGCTCGCCCGCCCGGACCGGCTGCCGGTGCTCGGCACCGGCGACGGCGGGTTCCACATGGCACTGTCCGAACTGGACACCGCGGTCCGGCTGCGCCTGCCGCTGGTCGTGATCGTGTACAACGACGCCGCGTACGGCGCGGAGGTCCACCACTTCGGCGACGCCGACATGACCACCGTCCGGTTCCCCGACTCCGACGTCGCCGCCATCGGCCGCGGGTTCGGCTGCGCCGGCGTCACCGTCCGGTCGGCGGAGGACCTCTTCGCGGTGAAGGACTGGCTCGCCGGACCACGCGACGCGCCCCTGGTCATCGACGCGAAGATCGCCGACGACGGCGGTTCGTGGTGGCTCGCGGAGGCCTTCCGGCACTGACACGATCGCGGGACGCCCTTGACAACGGCTCGGGCGCGGCTGGATGCTGGCCGAGTTGTCTTACAGACGTAAGACAGTGGGGGAACTTCATCGCTCCGAGGAGCCGTTCATGCGTATCTTCCTGGCCGTGCTCGCGGCCATGGGCCTGCTGGTCACGCCGGCCACATCGGCCACGGCCGATCACTCGCGGTCGTCACCGGACCCCGCCGGCGCCCTGCTGGCCGCCTTCGACGACCACGCGCTCGTCGCCAAATCCAGCCCGGACGTCGGGAACTTCCTGCTCGACCTCATCCGCGACCCGCGCCTGCCCGGCAAGGTGAACGACATCGCCGTGGAGTGCGGGAACTCCTTGTACCAGCCGATCCTGGACGCCTACATCGCCGGCGCCGACGTCCCGATCGCCGACGTCCGGGCGGTGTGGCGCAACACGACCCAGCCCAGCTGCGGGTTCTCGACGTTCTACGAGCAGCTGTTCCCGCTGGTCCGGCAGGTCAACACGACACTGCCGGCCGCGGCGAAGATCCGGGTGCTGGCCTGCGATCCGCCGGTCGACTGGAGCAGGATCCGCCACCCGGCGGACTTCACGCCGTTCGAGGACCGCGACCCGGCGATCGTGTCCGTCCTCAAGACACAGGTGCTGCAAGAACACCGGAAAGCGTTGCTGCTGTTCGGACTCGGGCACCTGACGCACAACACGGGCAGCGCGGTCGGCCGGCTGGAGCAGGAGTACCCGGGCAGCGCGTTCGTCGTCGCGGACCACAGCGGGTTCGTGAAGGACAACGCGCGGCTGGAAAGGCAGCTGGGCTCGTGGCCGTCGCTGACCACGCTGAAGAACTCGTGGCTGGGCCGGCTGGATTCGTCGTACTTCCCGCTGGACCGCGACTTCCCGCCGGGCACGAAGGGCTATCCCGGCGTGGACGCGTACCTGTACGAAGGCCCGGCCAGCACCCTGCTGCGCGAGCCCATCTCGGCCCAGACGGTGCTGGACACGGACTTCCTGACCGAGATGCGCCGCCGGGCGACCGCGTTGGAGGCACCGCCGGGCGCGCTCGAATGGCCGGAGTTCTTCCTGCAACGGGAGCGCGACTCGGGCGTGCTGCTGGGCGATTAGGCAGTGTCGGGCGTGCGGCTGGGCGTCAGGCGACGCGGTGCGAGACCCAGACGTTGGGCTCGACGTAGACGGCGAAGTCCTGGGCGGTCGACACGAACACGGGCGCGAGCGCGCCGGGGACCGTCACTACTCCGTCGCGGTCGAACGGCAGGCCGGTCCAGCGCCGCCAGTCGGCGAGCGGCGCCTGGACGGTCGCCGAGCACGGCGCGATCGCCTCGATGCGCCCGCCCGCGCGGACGTGGGTGCGCAGCCAGCGGTCGGCGGGCAGGCCGTCCGGCCGGGTCACGGCGGCGTAGTCCGCCATCGGCGTCGCCGGGACGTCGGCCTTGTCCGGCGGGCGGACCGGGATCACGAGCGACGTCAGCCCGGCCGCGGCGACCGCCTCGCGCATCGCCCTCAGCACCGTGGCGGAGTGGCCGCGGCCCTGGTGCTCCGGGTGCACGGCGATCTCCAGGGCGCCGGCGGTGTCCGGGGTGACGTCGTCGAGGGCGTCTTCGGCGGCCCAGACCGCCACTTCGTCCCAGCCGCGGGCCGGGAACGGCTCGCGGCCGCGGAAGGGCACCATCACCCCGCGCGCCACCGGCCGGTCGTCCTGCAGGAGCGCCACGACCAGGTGCGGCCACCGGCGCGCCACCCGGCGGCCGCGCACCAGCAGGCTCGCGAGGCTGCCTTCCATGAACCGCGGCGAACCCGGCGGGTACGGGATGGCGTAGGTCGCGGCGGCGAGGTCCGGCCGCCGCGAGAGCGTGACGCTAGTGCCCACGGGACCAGGACTCCAGCGCGATCAAGGTCTTCGTGCCGGTGATCTGGTGGTGGCGGCGGATCTCGTCGATCGTCTTCTGGAGGTGGGCCATGTCCCGGACACGCAGCCACACCAGCGCGTCCGGATCGCCCGCGATCGTGAACACGGCCTGGGCCTCCGGCATCCTCGTCGTGGTGCGGAGGATTTCGGCGACCTTCGTGTTGCCGACGAACCGCAGCTCGGTGAACGCCTCGATGCCCCAGCCCAGCTTCGCGTGGTCGACCTGGACCGTGAAGCCGGTGATCACCCCCGTCTCGCGGAGGCGGTCGATCCGGCGCTTGACCGCGGCCGTCGACAACGTGACCCGGCCGGCGATGTCCGACAGTGTCCGCCGCGCGTCCTCGCGCAGCAGCCCGAGGATCTCGTGGTCGGTCGCGTCGAGCGGCTCTTCGGTCATGCGGGCGAGCGTAACTCCGCGCAAAAATCGGGGCCAATCGTCGATCACGAGTGCCGAAGTTTGCGTGAGAGGCGGTGATCCCGCGTCGGCTGTTGCGTGCGGGGCCGATAGCGTGTGCTGTGGCCCGCACCGCACTGTGCGCCCGAGCACAGCCGCGAGGGCGAAGGGAGTCGCGCTGTGGAGACGTTCACGCTGGAGGACCGCTATCTGCGGGAGGCGGGAACCGTGCACCTCACCGGGGTGCAGGCCCTGGTGCGATTGCTGTTCGACCGCGTCCGCCACGACCGCGCCCGCGGTGGCGACCCCGCCGTGTTCGTCTCCGGCTACGAGGGCTCGCCGCTGGCCGGGTACGACCTCGAGCTGGGCCGCCGCGCGACGCTGCTGGAGAAGCACGCCGTCGTGCACCGGCCCGGGCTGAACGAAGAGCTGGCCGCGACGTCGGTGATGGGCAGCCAGCTGGTCGCGGGCGCCGGAGGGCAGCGCGGCGTCACCGGGTACTGGTACGGCAAGGCGCCCGGCCTCGACCGCGCGTCCGACGCCCTGCGCCACGCCAACCTGGCCGGCACCGACCCCCGCGGCGGCGCGGTCGCGCTGGTCGGCGACGACCCGAACGCCAAGTCCTCGACGATCCCCTGCGCGTCCGAGCTCACGCTCGCCGATCTGGCCATCCCGATCCTGTACCCGGCCGACTCGCAGGACGTCCTCGACTTCGGGATGCACGCGGTCGAGCTGTCCCGCGCCAGCGGCCTGTGGTCGTCGCTGAAGCTCGTCACGAACGTCGCCGACGCGTCCGGCACCGCCCGGGTCAGTCCCGGGTGGACCGCGCCGGAACTCGACGGTGCGTACCGGCACGCCCCGACGTCGAAGCTGCTCGGCGCGAGCCTCGCCGCGCTGGAACGCAGCCTCTTCACCGTGCGGCTGCCGCTGGCCGTCGAGTACCTGCGCCTGAGCGGCCTCAACCGGATCACCACGCGCGGCCCGGCCGACCGGATCGGCATCGTCTCGGCCGGGAAGTCCTCTCTGGACGTCCAGCAGGCGCTGCGCACCCTCGGCCTGGACGAGGAAGCCCTGCACCGGCACGGCATCCGTGTCCTCAAGCTGGGTGCGATCCACCCGCTGGAGCCGTCGATCGTCCGCGAGTTCGCCGACGGGCTCGACGAGATCATCGTCGTCGAGGAGAAGCGGTCGTTCATCGAGGCCGCGCTGAAGGACGTCCTCTACGGCGCGTCCGGCGCGCCCGCCGTCCACGGCAAGAAGGACGCCGACGGCCGCACGCTGTTCACCGAGCTGGGCGAGCTGGACCCGGACGTCGTCGCGACCGGCCTGGCCCGGCGGCTCGCCGCGCACCACGAGATCCCGTCGGTCGAGGCCTGGCGCGGCCGGCGCCGCCGCGAGCGCATCTCCGTGCCGCTGCTCGCGCGCACGCCGTACTTCTGCTCCGGCTGCCCGCACAACTCGTCCACGAAGGTCCCGGAGGGCACCCTCGTCGGCGGCGGCATCGGCTGCCACACGATGGCCCTGTTCATGGAACCCGACCAGGTCGGCACCGTCCTCGGCGTGACGCAGATGGGCGGCGAGGGTACCCAGTGGATCGGCATGGCGCCCTTCGTCGAGGCCGAGCACTTCGTGCAGAACATCGGCGACGGCACGTTCACCCACTCCGGCAGCCTCGCCGTGCGCGCGGCCGTCGCGGCCGGCGTCAACATCACCTACAAGCTGCTCTACAACTCGGCCGTGGCGATGACCGGCGGCCAGGACGCGGTCGGCGGGCTGCCGGTGGAGAAGGTCGCCGAACTGCTGCTCGTCGAGGGCGCGAAGCAGGTCGTGATCACCAGTGACGCGCCCGGGCCCCTGCGCCGCCGGAAGCTGCCCGCCGGCGTCGAGGTCCGCGACCGCACCGAACTCCTGCGCACACAAGAGGAACTGGCCGCCGTCCGCGGCGTCACCGTGCTGATCCACGAGCAGGAGTGCGCGGCGGAGAAGCGGCGCAAACGCCGCCGGGGCAAGCAGGAGACGCCCGCGACGCGCGTGGTGATCAACGAGCGCGTCTGCGAGGGCTGCGGCGACTGCGGCACCAAGTCGAACTGCCTGTCCGTGCAGCCGGTGGCCACCGAGTTCGGCCGCAAGACCACGATCCACCAGTCGTCCTGCAACGTCGACTACTCCTGCCTGGCCGGCGACTGCCCGTCGTTCGTCACCGTCGTGCCGACCGGCCGCAAGCAGCACCGCAAGCTCGGCGAGCTGGCCGCCGACGCCGTGCCCGCGCCCGCCTCGGCGCCGTCCCCGGACTTCACCGTGCGGATCACCGGCATCGGCGGCACCGGTGTCGTCACCGTGACGCAGATCCTCGCGACGGCCGCGGTGCTCGACGGCCGGCACGTCCGCACGCTGGACCAGACCGGCCTGGCGCAGAAGGGCGGCGCCGTGGTGTCCGACCTGAAGGTGACGGCCGAGCCGGTCGACCAGGCCCCGAAGCTCGCCACGGCGGAGTGCGACCTCTACCTGGCGTGCGACGCGCTCGTCGGCGCGGACGCGACGAATCTGAGCGTGGCCGACCCGGCGCGCACGACGGCGGTCGTGTCGACCACCGAGGTGCCGACCGGCCGGATGGTCGTCGACACGACGGTGGCGTTCCCCAGCCCCGGAAGTGTCCTCGCACCACTGGAAGCCGCGGCGGCGCGCACGGTCTCCCTGGACGCGCGCGGCCTGGCCGAGAGGCTGTTCGACGACGACCAGTTCGCGAACGTCCTGCAGCTCGGCGCGGCCTTCCAGACCGGCGTGATCGGGCTGCCCGTCGCGGTGATCGAGCGGGCGATCGAGCTGAACGGCACCGCGGTGGCCGCGAACCTGCAGGCCTTCCGCCGCGGCCGCCAGCTCGTAGCCGACCCGGCCGCGCTGGAGGCCGCCCTGGCTCCGGCGCCCGCCCCGACACCGAAGCCCGCCGCCCCGGCCGTGCGCGCGCTGGTGCACGCCGAGCCCGGGTCGGAACTGGCGCGGCTGCTCGACATCCGGATCCCGGACCTGGTCGCCTACCAGGACGCGGCCTACGCCCGCACGTACGCGGAGTACGTCGAGCAGGTGCGGGTGCTGGAGGACGGGCCGACGGCGGTCACCGAGGCCGTGGCGAAGCACCTGTACAAGCTGATGGCCTACAAGGACGAGTACGAGGTCGCCCGTCTGTCGCTCGACCCGGCGTTCGCGGCGGACCTCGAGGCGCAGTTCGGCACCGGGACGCGGTTCGCGTACCGGCTGCACCCGCCGGTGCTGCGCGCGCTCGGCATGAAGCGCAAGATCAGCCTCGGCCCGTGGTTCCGCCCGGCGTTCCGGCTGCTGCACGCGCTGCGCCGGCTGCGCGGGACGAAGTTCGACCCGTTCGGCCGCGCCGAGGTGCGCCGGGTGGAGCGCGAGCTGGTCGAGGAGTACCGCGGCGTGGTGCTGCGCGCGTTCCGGGCCGACGACGTCGACCTCGCGCAGGTCCTGGCGCTGGCCGAGCTGCCC is a window from the Amycolatopsis sp. NBC_00355 genome containing:
- a CDS encoding indolepyruvate ferredoxin oxidoreductase family protein, translating into METFTLEDRYLREAGTVHLTGVQALVRLLFDRVRHDRARGGDPAVFVSGYEGSPLAGYDLELGRRATLLEKHAVVHRPGLNEELAATSVMGSQLVAGAGGQRGVTGYWYGKAPGLDRASDALRHANLAGTDPRGGAVALVGDDPNAKSSTIPCASELTLADLAIPILYPADSQDVLDFGMHAVELSRASGLWSSLKLVTNVADASGTARVSPGWTAPELDGAYRHAPTSKLLGASLAALERSLFTVRLPLAVEYLRLSGLNRITTRGPADRIGIVSAGKSSLDVQQALRTLGLDEEALHRHGIRVLKLGAIHPLEPSIVREFADGLDEIIVVEEKRSFIEAALKDVLYGASGAPAVHGKKDADGRTLFTELGELDPDVVATGLARRLAAHHEIPSVEAWRGRRRRERISVPLLARTPYFCSGCPHNSSTKVPEGTLVGGGIGCHTMALFMEPDQVGTVLGVTQMGGEGTQWIGMAPFVEAEHFVQNIGDGTFTHSGSLAVRAAVAAGVNITYKLLYNSAVAMTGGQDAVGGLPVEKVAELLLVEGAKQVVITSDAPGPLRRRKLPAGVEVRDRTELLRTQEELAAVRGVTVLIHEQECAAEKRRKRRRGKQETPATRVVINERVCEGCGDCGTKSNCLSVQPVATEFGRKTTIHQSSCNVDYSCLAGDCPSFVTVVPTGRKQHRKLGELAADAVPAPASAPSPDFTVRITGIGGTGVVTVTQILATAAVLDGRHVRTLDQTGLAQKGGAVVSDLKVTAEPVDQAPKLATAECDLYLACDALVGADATNLSVADPARTTAVVSTTEVPTGRMVVDTTVAFPSPGSVLAPLEAAAARTVSLDARGLAERLFDDDQFANVLQLGAAFQTGVIGLPVAVIERAIELNGTAVAANLQAFRRGRQLVADPAALEAALAPAPAPTPKPAAPAVRALVHAEPGSELARLLDIRIPDLVAYQDAAYARTYAEYVEQVRVLEDGPTAVTEAVAKHLYKLMAYKDEYEVARLSLDPAFAADLEAQFGTGTRFAYRLHPPVLRALGMKRKISLGPWFRPAFRLLHALRRLRGTKFDPFGRAEVRRVERELVEEYRGVVLRAFRADDVDLAQVLALAELPDLVRGYEDVKLANVARYREKQAEVLALTHASS
- a CDS encoding cyclase family protein, yielding MSLLDGLGQAITSGAVEIVDLTAPLSSSTPILRLPEPFANTIPFRLEEISRYDERGPRWYWNDIHTGEHTGTHLDAPVHWVSGKDGHDVSQVPLKTLVAPAVVLDFSARAAEDPDFLLSVDDVTSWTADHGPLPAGGWLLYRTGWDTRSGNQDEFLNADETGSHTPGVSAECARWLAEEAPITGFGVETVGTDAGQAPGLEPMFPCHDLLLGAGKHGLTQLRNLASLPPAGVLLIVSPLPIVGGSGSPARVLALVER
- a CDS encoding GntR family transcriptional regulator, with protein sequence MIEFVLDGRSRVATYMQLVLQVKQALRVGLLRDGDQLPKVREVAQALAINPNTVLKAYRELVLEGLAEGKPGVGTFVTGTLAGPSLGFQARLREELVAWLERAEEAGMSGDDISALIDTTIRGSTPPFDQSKL
- a CDS encoding Lrp/AsnC family transcriptional regulator gives rise to the protein MTEEPLDATDHEILGLLREDARRTLSDIAGRVTLSTAAVKRRIDRLRETGVITGFTVQVDHAKLGWGIEAFTELRFVGNTKVAEILRTTTRMPEAQAVFTIAGDPDALVWLRVRDMAHLQKTIDEIRRHHQITGTKTLIALESWSRGH
- a CDS encoding ABC transporter ATP-binding protein, whose product is MELAVEARALGKRYGRSWALQDCALTLPAGRIAALVGPNGAGKSTLLHLAVGLLRPDAGEVRVFGRDPREGPAVLADIGFVAQDTPVYRDFTAAELVTMGGKLNRHRWDAALARERLAALGIPPDKAVGKLSGGQRAQVALALALAKRPRLLLLDEPIASLDPLARREFMQALMGAVAESETTVLLSSHLLADLERSCDYLIVLQSSRVQLTGAVDELLDAHRTLTGPRAGSESIGGVAEVVRASHTDRQSTLLVRRGTGPIDPLWTEHEVTLEDLVLAHLAAAGPRVAPSAWEVPA
- a CDS encoding thiamine pyrophosphate-binding protein, which produces MNVAELVGRTLAGLGAGTAFGVVGSGNFEVTNALRAGGVRFVAARHEGGAASMADAYARISGKVSVLSLHQGCGLSNAVTGITEAAKSRTPMLVLTADSAGSSVLSNFRIDQDALAASVGAVPERVHSAATAVADTVRAFRTARQQRRTVVLNLPLDVQAQAAPGLPDVLPSISGPAPMRPDIGAAADLADLLIAAERPVFVAGRGARGSREPLRELASRSGALLATSAVAHGLFHDDPFALGISGGFASPAAAELIVGADLVVGWGCALNMWTTRHGTLLSPHAKLVQVDLEQGALGAHRPIDLGTVGDAGCTAEDVLSELGDHQAVGYRTEDVAGRIAATGRWNDVEHDDLSRGGRIDPRTLSKLLDDLLPAERIVSIDSGNFMGYPSAYLSVPDELGFCFTQAFQSVGLGLGTAIGAALARPDRLPVLGTGDGGFHMALSELDTAVRLRLPLVVIVYNDAAYGAEVHHFGDADMTTVRFPDSDVAAIGRGFGCAGVTVRSAEDLFAVKDWLAGPRDAPLVIDAKIADDGGSWWLAEAFRH